In Aliiglaciecola sp. LCG003, a genomic segment contains:
- a CDS encoding transglutaminase family protein has protein sequence MNFKIIHETKYIFSDDVFLEPHYLRFRPKQTPCIDVSSFSISIKAEPQGHSVIEDEEHNVIDFCWFEKLTNSLTILVESSLQTKEYNPFNFIIHPDSFNTIPFTYSEHQYQILYASLQKTLLPEELVSYAQAVLSQSNFNTVAFVTNLTTKIHQDFVTEYREEGPPLSPEETFAIKKGSCRDLSWMQINLLRNFGIAASFVSGYFYFEMEKPIYELHAWLEVFVPGKGWLGFDPSHGILTGNTHFPLASSAIPENTMPVSGGIRGSATSQLFTTLTIEKQ, from the coding sequence ATGAATTTTAAAATAATCCATGAGACAAAGTATATATTCAGTGATGATGTGTTTTTAGAACCACATTATTTGAGGTTTCGTCCTAAACAAACACCCTGTATTGATGTCAGCAGTTTTTCGATTAGCATTAAGGCTGAGCCACAGGGGCATAGTGTGATTGAGGATGAGGAACATAATGTTATCGATTTTTGCTGGTTTGAAAAATTAACTAACAGCCTTACTATACTGGTAGAGAGTAGTTTGCAGACCAAAGAATATAATCCGTTTAATTTTATTATTCATCCTGATTCTTTTAACACTATACCATTCACCTATTCTGAACATCAGTATCAAATACTCTATGCATCCTTACAAAAAACACTGCTTCCTGAGGAATTAGTAAGTTACGCCCAAGCAGTACTTAGCCAATCGAATTTTAACACCGTCGCATTCGTAACTAATCTGACGACAAAAATACATCAAGACTTTGTCACTGAATATCGCGAAGAGGGCCCTCCGCTATCCCCCGAAGAAACCTTCGCGATTAAAAAAGGATCTTGCCGTGATTTGTCATGGATGCAAATTAATTTGTTACGCAATTTCGGCATTGCGGCAAGTTTTGTTAGCGGTTATTTCTACTTTGAAATGGAAAAACCAATATACGAATTGCATGCTTGGTTAGAAGTTTTTGTACCGGGTAAGGGATGGCTAGGCTTTGATCCTAGCCATGGCATTTTAACCGGCAATACCCACTTCCCTCTTGCATCCAGTGCGATACCCGAAAATACCATGCCCGTTTCAGGTGGTATTCGTGGCAGTGCAACATCGCAACTGTTCACTACCTTAACAATAGAAAAGCAATAG
- a CDS encoding EF-hand domain-containing protein has protein sequence MKTLILFSTLVLAASALAQDDRFMALDMNNDGRISADEVASDPELAAAFAELDIDHDGYLTPRELSEH, from the coding sequence ATGAAAACCCTTATCTTATTTAGTACATTAGTGTTGGCCGCCTCTGCGCTGGCACAAGATGATAGATTCATGGCGCTGGATATGAATAACGATGGTCGTATCAGTGCAGATGAGGTAGCAAGTGATCCTGAACTCGCGGCAGCTTTTGCCGAATTGGATATTGACCACGATGGCTACTTGACACCCCGTGAGTTATCAGAACATTAA
- a CDS encoding alginate export family protein, producing MPVTSYQAGEYSVVSDPDFTALDQAFIRYANEKLDIKLGRQVITFENHRFLGHVGWQQVRQTFDGLTVNYAPVEQLAIKYAYLTKRRIFAQQTDLDAKDQVLNLSYSSSVGNLTAYSYLLEIKQQAKNKLDTYSLRFSGQQAVEQITLLYAFEYASQHNHTDISDYDAKYFFAETGLLFNGVTAKLAYEILGSDNGEFGFQTPLATLHKFNGCSDQFLMTPSQGLKDIYLSLSMPILGGTAVVVYHDFSADDGVTGAEDFASEVDLQFTRKFS from the coding sequence TTGCCTGTAACAAGCTATCAGGCTGGTGAATATTCAGTAGTCTCCGATCCTGATTTTACCGCGCTCGATCAGGCTTTTATTCGTTATGCTAATGAAAAGCTAGATATTAAATTGGGTCGCCAAGTTATCACCTTTGAGAATCATCGATTTTTAGGTCACGTTGGATGGCAACAAGTCAGACAGACCTTTGATGGGCTCACGGTGAATTATGCTCCTGTTGAGCAACTTGCTATCAAATATGCCTATTTAACAAAACGGAGAATTTTTGCCCAACAAACAGATCTAGATGCTAAAGACCAGGTATTAAACCTTAGTTATTCATCTTCCGTTGGAAATTTAACCGCTTATAGTTATTTGCTAGAGATTAAACAACAAGCAAAGAACAAATTGGATACCTATAGCCTGCGCTTTTCGGGTCAACAAGCAGTTGAGCAGATAACTCTGCTTTACGCCTTTGAATATGCAAGCCAGCATAACCACACAGATATATCTGATTATGATGCTAAGTACTTTTTTGCTGAAACAGGCTTGCTATTCAATGGAGTCACCGCAAAATTGGCCTATGAAATACTCGGTTCTGACAATGGTGAGTTCGGCTTTCAAACACCTTTGGCAACATTGCATAAATTTAATGGTTGTTCAGATCAATTTTTAATGACGCCCTCGCAAGGACTAAAGGACATCTATTTAAGTTTATCTATGCCTATATTAGGAGGTACGGCCGTGGTTGTATATCATGACTTTTCCGCAGATGACGGTGTTACCGGCGCCGAGGATTTTGCTAGTGAAGTGGATTTGCAGTTCACCCGTAAGTTTAGTTAG
- a CDS encoding VOC family protein: MTIQINYIEIPVKDIQKSRVFFNQVFGWTFVEYGEEYLAIENAGVAGGLYLADTTVATASGSVLVVMYTDKLEQLGETIEQNGGTITKPIFSFPGGRRFHFVDLNNNEYAVWSDK; encoded by the coding sequence ATGACTATTCAAATTAACTATATCGAAATACCCGTTAAAGATATCCAAAAAAGTAGAGTGTTCTTTAACCAAGTGTTTGGCTGGACTTTCGTTGAATATGGCGAGGAATATCTAGCGATTGAAAATGCCGGTGTAGCTGGGGGCCTATATTTGGCTGATACAACGGTTGCAACTGCTAGCGGTTCAGTTTTGGTGGTGATGTACACAGATAAGTTAGAACAGCTTGGTGAAACGATAGAGCAAAATGGCGGTACGATCACCAAGCCTATTTTCTCTTTTCCTGGCGGCCGACGTTTCCACTTTGTGGATTTAAACAATAATGAATATGCTGTCTGGAGTGATAAATAA
- a CDS encoding glycoside hydrolase family 9 protein, whose product MKQQLLVIWGAIAILTACSNDDTSIANLPLSSLNEPSIEKIKLNQVGFLPNDTKMAVVPNSQESTFHLFSGNDNTQVFSGQLSALSTWQPAGETVSIADFSSVSTPGQYYLKVNGLDDSNLVTINNEAYLGAHDAALKAYYFNRASTELLIEHAGAWSRPMGHADDKVLIHASAASYERPLGMTISSPKGWYDAGDYNKYIVNSGISVYTLLAAYEHHPLFYRERAIGIPESSNFIPDILDEIKWNLDWMMTMQDPNDGGVYHKLTTLNFSGPVMPSEATAQRFVVQKSTAAALNFAASMAVASRIYDDFEQFAGHANDYRRAAESAWQWAQANPSIAYMQPNDVLTGEYGDTEFDDEFAWAAAELYLLTTDDKYLQQFKQLNVMPMVPDWSNSAALGYISLLNNAKTTLSNEDYNQFYARYLSLADSILKQHQESAYAVAMENSDFVWGSNGVALNKAFILLQAQRLSKNDKYKSAVTGLVDYVLGRNPTGYSYLTGFGAKTPLDIHHRQSHADNIKDPVPGFVAGGAQPGQQDKCNYPSQLPAKSYLDDWCSYASNEVTINWNAPLVYVLASLHTMQYDSK is encoded by the coding sequence ATGAAACAACAATTGCTGGTAATTTGGGGGGCTATAGCAATACTGACAGCCTGCAGTAATGACGATACCTCCATTGCTAACCTTCCACTTAGTTCGTTAAATGAACCCAGCATAGAGAAGATCAAGTTAAACCAAGTCGGTTTTTTACCTAATGACACTAAAATGGCAGTGGTGCCAAATAGTCAAGAATCAACCTTTCATTTATTCAGCGGAAATGACAATACTCAAGTTTTTAGTGGTCAGCTATCTGCCTTAAGTACTTGGCAACCGGCCGGTGAAACCGTCAGCATAGCTGATTTTTCCAGTGTGAGTACGCCAGGCCAATATTACCTGAAAGTTAATGGATTGGATGATTCCAACCTAGTCACTATTAATAATGAAGCCTACTTAGGGGCACATGATGCCGCATTAAAGGCCTACTATTTTAATCGAGCCAGTACAGAACTATTGATAGAGCATGCAGGAGCTTGGTCCAGACCCATGGGCCATGCCGATGATAAAGTGTTAATTCATGCCTCAGCAGCATCGTATGAACGCCCTTTGGGGATGACTATTTCATCCCCAAAGGGTTGGTATGATGCGGGCGATTACAATAAATATATTGTTAATAGTGGTATAAGCGTTTACACCCTGCTTGCCGCCTACGAACATCATCCGCTGTTTTATCGAGAACGTGCTATTGGGATACCAGAGTCTAGTAATTTCATACCAGATATTTTGGATGAAATTAAATGGAATTTAGATTGGATGATGACAATGCAAGATCCCAACGACGGTGGGGTTTATCATAAACTCACGACCCTAAATTTTTCGGGCCCGGTGATGCCAAGTGAAGCCACGGCTCAACGTTTTGTGGTGCAAAAATCTACTGCGGCTGCTTTAAACTTTGCAGCTTCCATGGCAGTTGCCAGTCGAATTTATGACGACTTTGAGCAATTTGCCGGGCATGCCAATGATTATAGACGCGCGGCTGAGTCGGCGTGGCAGTGGGCGCAAGCCAACCCGTCGATCGCTTATATGCAGCCGAATGACGTGTTAACCGGTGAATATGGGGATACGGAATTTGACGACGAATTCGCTTGGGCAGCCGCTGAGCTTTACCTTCTAACAACTGACGATAAGTATCTGCAGCAATTCAAGCAACTGAATGTCATGCCTATGGTGCCTGATTGGTCAAATAGTGCGGCGTTGGGTTATATTTCATTATTAAATAACGCTAAAACAACCTTGAGTAATGAAGATTACAATCAATTCTATGCAAGATATCTTTCTTTGGCAGATTCAATATTAAAACAACACCAAGAGTCTGCTTATGCTGTGGCGATGGAGAATTCAGACTTTGTTTGGGGCAGTAATGGAGTGGCGTTAAATAAGGCCTTTATCTTGTTACAAGCTCAACGCTTGTCTAAAAATGATAAATATAAATCGGCAGTTACGGGTTTAGTTGATTATGTTTTAGGGCGTAACCCAACAGGTTATTCTTACTTAACGGGTTTTGGTGCAAAAACACCGCTGGATATCCACCATCGACAATCCCACGCCGATAATATAAAGGATCCCGTGCCTGGATTTGTTGCCGGAGGTGCTCAACCAGGTCAACAAGATAAATGCAACTATCCGTCACAATTACCAGCCAAATCATACCTAGATGACTGGTGTAGCTATGCATCCAATGAAGTCACGATTAATTGGAATGCCCCTTTAGTGTATGTTTTGGCAAGCTTACATACCATGCAGTATGACTCTAAATAA
- a CDS encoding ANTAR domain-containing protein: MPELADKMKVLLIDVDLAKIQDVSDALCDSRYSIAQHQGQPASLLKMVDSLQPDIIVIDIESPSRDMLESLSAISNFNPKPVVMFSTQNDTEVINQSIQSGVSAYVVGDVEPSRVKPILDAAVARFTQFHQMKNQLYDTQQQLNAKEIVDKAKRALIKQKSLTEEQAFHSMRKTAMDSGQCIEDVAKTVLSILNNLDTGARSR, translated from the coding sequence ATGCCAGAACTAGCAGATAAAATGAAAGTGTTGCTGATAGATGTCGATTTGGCCAAGATTCAGGACGTGTCGGATGCCTTGTGCGACTCTAGATATAGTATTGCACAGCATCAGGGGCAGCCGGCGTCCCTATTGAAAATGGTGGATAGTCTACAACCGGATATTATTGTTATTGATATTGAAAGCCCTAGTCGAGATATGTTGGAGAGCTTATCAGCCATTTCGAACTTTAACCCAAAACCCGTTGTCATGTTTAGTACGCAAAATGACACTGAGGTTATTAACCAATCAATTCAATCTGGCGTGAGTGCCTATGTAGTCGGGGATGTGGAACCTAGTCGTGTTAAACCTATTTTGGATGCGGCTGTCGCTCGGTTTACCCAGTTTCATCAGATGAAAAATCAGTTATATGACACTCAGCAGCAACTCAACGCTAAAGAAATAGTTGATAAGGCGAAGCGTGCCTTAATCAAACAGAAATCATTGACGGAAGAGCAAGCTTTTCACTCAATGCGCAAGACTGCGATGGACTCTGGCCAATGCATAGAAGATGTAGCTAAAACCGTATTGAGCATATTAAACAATCTAGATACAGGAGCGAGAAGTCGATGA
- a CDS encoding EAL domain-containing protein produces MKSELDNAKTHLNKLGQSPDDIEMYLKAVFNDIGDPIFVKDHECRLIIVNDAFCSIFGLPRKDIIGKTLAEKVPPEERDHFLSIDREVLSKGKEILCEETLTTSGVQTKTILTRKNRFVDSNGNYFLVGIIHDITPRKQIEERLKRAASVVSHAHEGIMITDSTATIIEVNQSFSRITGYAEEEVLGQNPRILQSGRQSAEFYGEMWRTILAKGYWRGEIWNRRKNGEVYPEMLTISAVKNTNGQVQHYISLSTDITPMKAYQGRLERIAHFDPLTNLPNRVLLADRLSQAMVQCQRRQLSLAVAFMDLDGFKTINDSLGHNVGDKLLITVSQRMKEALREGDTLARIGGDEFIAVMVDLEKIEDGELVLKRLLKAVSEPVSVGDAVMQVSASIGVTLYPQDGVDADQLMRHADQAMYVAKQAGKNRFHLFDTAQDTAFKTQLESIENVSLALAKGEFVLHFQPKVNMRTGTVVGVEALIRWQHPINGLVPPIEFLPVIEGHLISLKLGEWVIDTALQQIIKWRSVGVDLPISVNISAYQLQQNNFTAQLAAILALNPEVNPNCLELEILETTALHDTCQVSTTMNACHDLGVRFAIDDFGTGYSSLTYLKRLPAYLIKIDQSFVRDMLQDDDDLAIVEGVVGLTKAFQRKVIAEGVESIEHGVALLKLGCELAQGYGIARPMPAADLPEWLANWKADDSWLI; encoded by the coding sequence ATGAAGTCTGAGCTGGATAATGCTAAAACACACTTAAATAAATTAGGTCAATCGCCAGATGATATAGAGATGTATCTCAAGGCTGTTTTCAATGATATAGGAGACCCAATATTCGTAAAGGACCACGAATGCAGGTTGATAATTGTCAATGACGCTTTTTGCAGCATTTTCGGTCTACCCAGGAAGGATATCATTGGTAAAACCCTGGCCGAAAAAGTTCCGCCTGAAGAGCGTGACCACTTTTTATCTATTGATAGAGAGGTATTATCTAAAGGCAAAGAAATTTTATGCGAAGAGACTCTCACTACCAGTGGGGTGCAGACCAAAACAATTTTGACCCGAAAAAACAGATTCGTAGATAGCAACGGAAATTACTTTCTGGTGGGGATAATCCATGATATTACCCCTCGCAAGCAAATCGAAGAAAGATTAAAACGAGCAGCCAGTGTCGTCAGTCATGCACATGAAGGTATCATGATCACCGATTCCACAGCTACTATTATAGAGGTCAATCAGAGTTTTAGCCGTATTACTGGGTATGCTGAAGAAGAAGTGCTGGGTCAAAATCCAAGAATTCTTCAATCTGGTCGTCAATCAGCTGAATTTTACGGAGAAATGTGGCGTACCATCCTAGCAAAAGGCTATTGGCGTGGTGAGATTTGGAATCGTCGTAAAAATGGTGAGGTATACCCTGAAATGCTGACTATTAGTGCGGTGAAGAATACCAATGGACAGGTACAGCATTACATTTCACTATCAACCGATATTACACCAATGAAGGCGTATCAAGGACGGCTGGAGCGAATTGCCCATTTCGATCCCCTGACCAATCTCCCCAATCGCGTATTACTTGCAGACCGGCTAAGCCAGGCCATGGTGCAATGCCAACGACGTCAATTATCACTGGCAGTTGCATTTATGGACTTAGATGGCTTTAAAACCATAAATGACAGTCTTGGTCACAATGTTGGCGATAAGTTGCTCATTACCGTGTCTCAGCGTATGAAAGAAGCATTGCGAGAAGGTGATACATTAGCTCGAATAGGTGGTGATGAATTTATCGCAGTAATGGTTGATTTAGAAAAGATTGAAGATGGTGAGCTTGTTTTAAAGCGCCTACTCAAAGCTGTGTCTGAACCCGTTTCCGTGGGTGATGCAGTAATGCAAGTTTCAGCCAGTATTGGTGTCACCCTTTATCCACAGGATGGAGTAGATGCAGACCAATTGATGCGACATGCTGACCAAGCTATGTACGTTGCTAAACAAGCCGGTAAAAACCGTTTCCACCTTTTTGATACTGCACAAGATACAGCGTTCAAGACGCAGTTGGAAAGTATTGAAAATGTAAGCTTGGCTTTGGCTAAGGGAGAGTTTGTCTTGCACTTTCAACCAAAGGTCAATATGCGTACAGGCACAGTAGTAGGCGTTGAAGCATTAATTCGTTGGCAGCACCCAATCAATGGTTTAGTGCCGCCTATTGAGTTCTTACCTGTGATAGAGGGGCATTTGATTAGTTTAAAACTGGGGGAATGGGTTATCGACACGGCTTTGCAGCAAATTATTAAATGGAGAAGTGTGGGGGTAGACCTGCCGATTAGTGTTAACATTAGTGCATATCAGTTACAACAAAACAATTTCACTGCTCAATTAGCAGCAATATTAGCACTCAATCCTGAGGTCAATCCAAACTGCTTAGAATTGGAAATTTTAGAAACAACCGCATTACATGACACCTGCCAAGTGTCTACTACTATGAATGCATGCCATGATTTGGGTGTGCGTTTCGCTATAGACGACTTTGGTACAGGGTATTCTTCACTTACTTATCTTAAGCGCTTACCAGCGTACTTAATCAAGATTGACCAAAGCTTCGTGCGAGACATGCTACAAGATGATGATGATCTGGCCATCGTTGAGGGGGTAGTTGGATTGACCAAAGCTTTCCAGCGTAAAGTGATTGCAGAAGGAGTCGAATCCATCGAACATGGTGTTGCATTATTAAAACTAGGTTGTGAGTTGGCCCAAGGTTATGGGATCGCTCGACCGATGCCGGCCGCTGACCTTCCTGAATGGCTTGCTAACTGGAAAGCGGATGATTCTTGGCTTATCTGA
- a CDS encoding CmpA/NrtA family ABC transporter substrate-binding protein yields the protein MILETTDINLGFIPLTDSAPLIVAKEFGFFAEWGLNVNLLKQNSWATLRDKLHAGLLDAAQMLAPMPIASTLGLGVAPTPVITPLILSLNGNAITLSESLHLEILQANKISHITLPMAAYLLQEVVAKRKETGTAKLSFANVFPYSCHYYQLRDWLKSGHISDDDVDIVVVPPVSMVNFMEAGEIDGFCVGGPWNAKAVRSGIGITALTSFDIWQDSPEKVLGLLESYYTQNPNTVLALCAALKQACSWLETIPNCFEAARVLSKSRYLDAPLDVIAPSLLGSCLTHKSTGPRSIPSYNQFSARHNGSINQPELVRGEWLLKQMHNAGQIDISTIQPSFVSKVYRPDIYQQMKKVLDQHALTNIDEALRHFDGARLHRVIS from the coding sequence ATGATTTTGGAAACCACAGATATTAATTTGGGGTTTATTCCTCTAACTGATTCTGCCCCACTGATTGTAGCCAAAGAATTTGGTTTTTTTGCAGAATGGGGCTTAAATGTGAATTTATTAAAGCAGAACTCCTGGGCCACCTTACGAGATAAATTACACGCTGGCTTACTTGACGCTGCACAAATGCTGGCACCTATGCCGATTGCGAGTACCTTGGGGCTTGGTGTTGCGCCAACACCGGTAATCACCCCTTTGATCCTTAGCTTAAATGGCAATGCAATAACACTATCTGAATCCTTACATTTAGAAATATTACAAGCCAATAAAATATCCCATATTACCTTGCCGATGGCAGCTTATTTATTGCAAGAGGTTGTTGCAAAACGCAAAGAAACGGGGACCGCTAAATTAAGTTTTGCAAATGTATTTCCTTATAGTTGTCACTATTATCAATTGAGAGATTGGCTAAAATCAGGTCATATCAGTGACGATGATGTAGATATTGTTGTGGTCCCGCCAGTCAGTATGGTTAATTTTATGGAAGCCGGTGAAATTGATGGTTTTTGTGTTGGCGGCCCCTGGAATGCAAAAGCCGTGCGTTCAGGCATTGGTATAACAGCGTTAACATCTTTTGATATCTGGCAAGACTCCCCAGAAAAAGTATTAGGGTTACTTGAGTCTTACTATACCCAAAATCCTAATACAGTTTTGGCGCTATGCGCGGCTCTTAAACAAGCTTGTAGTTGGCTAGAAACCATACCTAATTGTTTTGAGGCTGCTCGAGTGTTAAGCAAGAGCCGTTACCTTGATGCACCGCTGGATGTTATCGCACCTTCGCTATTAGGAAGCTGTCTGACTCACAAATCCACAGGCCCACGCAGTATACCTTCATATAATCAATTTTCTGCTCGGCATAATGGTTCGATTAATCAGCCAGAGCTAGTTCGTGGTGAATGGTTATTAAAGCAAATGCATAATGCAGGACAGATAGATATCAGTACCATTCAGCCCTCCTTTGTTTCAAAAGTTTACCGGCCCGATATTTATCAACAAATGAAGAAGGTGTTGGACCAACATGCGTTAACTAACATCGATGAGGCTTTGAGGCACTTTGATGGTGCCCGTTTGCACCGTGTTATATCCTGA